A window of Cryptomeria japonica chromosome 3, Sugi_1.0, whole genome shotgun sequence contains these coding sequences:
- the LOC131042295 gene encoding probable pectate lyase 22, with protein MLRRSLNSSRRNLISCGTGNPIDDCWRCDSDWVNNRKRLADCAIGFGKNAIGGKQGRFYVVTDPNDYDPVNPRHGTLRHAVIQTEPLWISFQKDMVIKLKQELIMNSYKTIDGRGANVHIANGACITIQYVTNIIIHGVHIHDCIPAGNTNVRSSPTHYGYRTRSDGDGISIFGGSAIWVDHCSLSSCTDGLIDAIRGSTAITISNSFFTHHDKVMLLGHSDDYTQDVNMQVTVAFNHFGEGLVQRMPRCRHGYFHVLNNDYTHWEMYAIGGSANPTINSQGNRFLAPANPSSKEVTKREIAVEGTWRNWNWRSVGDLMLNGAFFRASGAGASSSYAKASSTAARPSSVVGSITATAGVLTCTKGSRC; from the exons ATGTTGCGCAGGAGTTTAAATAGTTCCAGAAGGAATCTGATCTCGTGCGGAACGGGGAACCCAATTGACGACTGTTGGCGTTGTGATTCCGATTGGGTTAATAACAGAAAGAGGCTGGCTGACTGTGCCATTGGATTTGGCAAAAACGCCATTGGAGGTAAGCAGGGCAGATTTTATGTGGTCACAGATCCCAATGATTATGACCCAGTCAATCCCCGCCACGGCACTCTGCGCCACGCTGTCATTCAAACTGAGCCTCTCTGGATTAGTTTCCAAAAAGACATGGTTATTAAGCTCAAGCAGGAGCTTATCATGAACAGCTATAAGACTATTGATGGTAGAGGAGCAAACGTTCATATAGCAAATGGAGCTTGCATTACAATACAGTATGTGACCAATATTATCATTCATGGAGTACATATTCATGACTGTATACCAGCAGGAAATACAAATGTGAGGAGCTCACCCACCCATTATGGTTATAGAACTAGGAGTGATGGAGATGGGATTTCCATCTTTGGAGGAAGTGCAATTTGGGTAGACCACTGTTCATTGTCAAGCTGTACAGATGGACTGATTGATGCCATCAGAGGGTCCACTGCTATTACCATTTCAAACAGCTTTTTCACTCACCATGACAAG GTGATGCTTCTTGGACACAGCGACGACTATACCCAAGACGTTAACATGCAAGTAACAGTTGCATTCAACCATTTCGGAGAAGGGCTTGTTCAGCGTATGCCCAG GTGCCGACATGGATACTTCCATGTGCTGAACAATGATTACACTCACTGGGAAATGTACGCCATTGGTGGGAGCGCGAATCCCACCATTAACAGCCAAGGCAACAGATTCCTTGCCCCCGCAAATCCATCCAGCAAGGAG GTGACAAAGCGTGAAATTGCAGTAGAAGGTACATGGAGGAATTGGAATTGGAGATCAGTGGGAGATCTGATGTTAAATGGGGCATTCTTCAGAGCATCAGGGGCTGGAGCATCCTCAAGCTACGCCAAAGCTTCGAGTACTGCTGCAAGGCCTTCCTCTGTAGTGGGCTCTATCACTGCAACTGCAGGCGTTCTAACCTGCACAAAAGGCTCCCGCTGTTAG